A window of the Eretmochelys imbricata isolate rEreImb1 chromosome 7, rEreImb1.hap1, whole genome shotgun sequence genome harbors these coding sequences:
- the LOC144268317 gene encoding histone H4: MSGRGKGGKGLGKRGAKRHRKALRDNIQGITKPAIHRLARRGGVKRVSGLIYEETRGVLKVFLENMIHDAVTYTEHAKRKTVTATDLVYALKRQGRTLYGFGG; encoded by the coding sequence ATGTCTGGCCGGGGCAAAGGCGGTAAAGGACTCGGAAAGAGAGGTGCTAAGCGCCATCGGAAGGCACTTCGTGATAACATTCAAGGTATTACTAAACCGGCTATTCATCGTTTGGCTCGTCGTGGTGGTGTCAAGCGTGTTTCTGGGTTGATCTATGAAGAGACCCGTGGCGTGCTCAAAGTTTTTCTCGAAAACATGATCCATGATGCTGTTACTTACACCGAGCATGCGAAGCGGAAGACTGTGACAGCCACGGACCTGGTTTATGCTTTAAAACGCCAGGGTCGCACTCTGTACGGATTCGGGGGCTAA